DNA from Sphingomonas sp. SUN039:
CCTCATGCTGCCATCCCCTTGGTCACGATATAGGCCCAGGTCAGCGCCGTCGCGGTCACGCTGAACGCAATCGTCGCAAGCGCGCCCATGCGGTTGATCTTCAATTCATAGCCCGCGCCGATATCGAGGATGAAATGGCGGATGCCATTGGCGAGGTGCTGGAAGAATGCCCAGGTCAGGCCGACAGCCGTGACCAGTGCCAGCCCGTTGGCAATGCCGGGCAGGACCGCTTTATTGTCGGCGCGCTGCACCACCCAGTTGTGGAACACCGCATAGCTGTCCGGCCCACCCGCCAGCGCCGCCAGCCACCAGACGAACATGACCGTTCCGACCGTCGCCAGCGCGACCCCGCACATCCGGTGCAGGATCGAGACCAGCATGTGCGGTCCCCATTTCCAGATGGTCAGATGCGGCGATAACGGGCGACTTTGGGGTCGCGCGGAAGATTGGCTCATCGGTGCCCTCGGCTGGGTAAAGTCAGTGCTCGTCGGCGTCCTTACGCCGTTGGATAGGCGATGCAACCGGTTGGTCCTGCACCGGGTGCATTCTAACGCTTCGTTAACTAGGTGCGCCTAGCCTTAAGCGGACAGTTATCCGGCTGCTTTCGTACAGGACGACCCGACCATGACCGCATCCGCGCCGCACGCTTCTGCCCCCTCGTCGTCAAGCCTGCGGATCGATCTTGCCGAACGGCTTGCCTATTTCGACCGCGAGGCAACGCTCGCGACCGATGCCGCGCTCGCCCGTGAAGCGATTGCGGGACAGGAAGACGCGATCATCGATGTTTTCTGGGATCATTACCGCAAATGCGGCGGCCGGGTCGCGCTCGACGAAGCGGGCTTTGCCGCGCTCCGCACGGGCGGAATCGAATATATTGCCGTCAAATATTCGGCACCGACCGAGCAGCGCTGGGCCGATATGGCGACCGCCCATGCCCAGATGTGCTATCGTTCGGGCGATCCGATCGCGCTGATCCTGTCGAGCTTCGAGGCGTCGCATCATGCGACGATCGATGCAATCCGGGTGAAATACCACGACCAGCGTGACCTGTTGCGCCGCGCGGTCGGTGCCGTGGTGAAGCTCGCGATGATCGATTCGGAAATCATGGCTGCAACGATTGCGGCACTCGCCGCGCGTTCGGTCGAGAAGCAGCGGGTCGAACGTGCCGATATGTTCAGCGACAAGATCGCCGCCGAGCTGACCAGCGCGTCGGACCTCGGCACCCAGTTGCGCGGCCAGGCTGCCGATGCGTCGGGTGCGACGCGCGGGATGCTGGGCAAGGCATCCGAAGTCGCCGCCGCCGCCGAACAATCGGCGGTCGCGATGCGCGATGCCGCACATACCGCTGCCGGCCTCATCCGCGCCATCGAGGAAGCACGCGGCGAAGTCGAAGTCGCCGCCGACATCGCGACCCGCGCGTCGGAGCAGGCGGCGGACGCCGTGAAAGTGTCGCAGACGCTGTCGGAAACGGCAAAGAGTATCGAATCGATTCTGGGCCTGATCCGCGACGTGGCGGGGCAGACCAATTTGCTGGCGCTGAACGCGACCATCGAGGCGGCACGCGCCGGGGACGCCGGGCGCGGTTTCGCGGTCGTCGCCCAGGAAGTGAAATCGCTCGCCAATCAGACCGCGCGGGCGACCGACGACATCGCCTCGAAAATCGCCGCGATCCAGTCGGCGACCCAGTCGACGGTCACGACCAACGATTCGATCCGCGCGACGGTGGCCGAGGTGCAGCTGTCGGCGACACGTATCCGCAAGGCCATGGAAACCCAGGCGCAGACGGTAACGATGATCACGGCTGCGGTCGACGAAACCGCGCTGGCGGCCGACACCATGTCCTCGACCATCGCGGCGATCCGGCAGGATACCGAAACGGTGGCGACCGAGATCGACGAGCTGGAAACCGGGTTCGACAATGTGAACCGGAAACTGGCGATGCTGCAGGACGCAGCGGGGGATTATGTGAGGCTGGTGGCGTAAGAAGAAGGAAGGGGCTTCGACAAGCTCAGCCAAGTCGGGTGGAGACGGTCCGCACGAATCGACTTGGCTGAGCTTGTCGAAGCCCCTTCTTCTTTTTCTCGACCGAGGGCGCTAGCGCGTTCCCATGAACATCCTCCTCACCGGCGGCACGCGCGGCATTGGCGCGGCCATTGCCACCCGCCTGGCCGACCACAATGTCTTCGCGACCGGTAGCGCCGACGGCGATTTTGCCGATCCCGCCACGCCTGCGAAGCTCTGGGCCGCCGCCCTCGACCGGTTCGACGGGCGGATCGATGTCCTGATCAACAACGCCGGGATTTTCGAGGCCACCCCCATCGACCTGCCCGATGCCGACTGGTCGGCGGGGTGGGCGCGGACGATGCAGGTCAATCTCACCGCCAGCGCCGAACTCTGCCGCTTCGCCGTGCAACACTTTCTCAGCCAAGGCGGCGGGCGTATCGTCAACATCGCCAGCCGCGCCGCGCATCGCGGCGACAGTCCCGCGCATTGGCATTATGCGGCGTCGAAAGGCGGGATGGTCGCGATGACCAAGACCATCGCGCGCGCCTATGCGGCGCAGGGCATCTATGCCTTTGCTGTCTGCCCGGGCTTCACGATGACCGGCATGGCCGAGGACTATCTCGCAAGCCGGGGCGGCGACAAATTGCTGGCCGATATCCCGCTCGGCAAGGTTGCCGACCCGGAGGAAGTCGCCGAGGTTGCGGCGTTCTGCGCGACATCGGCCCCGCCGTCGATGACCGGTGCGGTACTCGATATCAACGGAGCCAGCTATGTCCGCTAAACTGGCCGCACTTGCGATCGCTCTTGCAACAGGGGCGACGGGGGTTGCCGCCGCCACCCCGAACGATGCGACGATAAAGGGCCGCGCGCTCGTGGAGGCGTGCAAGGGCCGCGAAGGGTGGAGCGATGCCGCCCCACCCGCACGTATTTTCGGCAACACCTATTATGTCGGCACTTGCGGCATCACCGTGCTGCTGGTCGCGTCGCCGAAGGGCCATATCCTGATCGACGGTGCCACTGCCGAAGCCGCGCCGTCGATCCTCGCCAATATCCGGACGCTGGGGTTCGATCCGAAGGACGTGCGGCTGATTATCGGCAGCCACGAACATCTTGACCATATGGGCGGCTTTGCGGCGCTGAAGGCGGCGACGGGCGCGCGCCTGCTGGTGCGCCAACCCGCGCGGCGAGCGGTCGAAACCGGCAAGACCGATGCCGCCGATCCGCAGGCCGGCGCCATTCCCGACATGGCCCCCGTCACTGTGGACGGCGTGGTGGGCGACGGGCAGGTCCTGCGCTTCGGCCCGATTGCGATCACGGCACGCGCGACCCCCGGCCACACCAGCGGCGGCACCAGCTGGACCTGGCGCAGCTGCGAAGGGAAAGCCTGCGTTGCCTTCGCCTATGTCGACAGCATGAGCGCCATTTCGGCCAGGGGCTACCGCTTTACCGACCATCCGGAACGCGTGGCGTCCTACCGCACGACCTTTACGCGTGTCGCGGGCCTCGATTGCGACGTGCTGGTCACGCCGCATCCAGTGGTCAGCAATTTGTTCGATCGGCTGGGTGGAAAAGCACCGCTGCGTGACCGTACGGCGTGCACTCGGCTCGTCGAGCGGTCGCGGACGGCGCTCGAGGCGCGGCTGGCGACCGAGGCGGCAACCGTCCGATAATCGGACGTCGCCGTGGTTAACAACCGATTGCGATTTGCCCGTCTGCGTGAAATGCTGGCGCGATGGATCGCGTTCGTTGAAGCTGTGGCACAGGGTATCGGCAGCGTTCGCGCTCGTCGTCGCGACGGCGGCCCCGTCGCAATCGTTGATCGGTAATCCGGCGCTCGACGAAGCCGCCGCCGCGATGCGCCCGGGACAGTTCGTGCTCGACGACGACCGTCCGGGTCCGGGCTTTACCGGGACCGGTCTTTCGACCGCCGCCCCCATTACCATTGCGGTCAGCATCGCGATGCAGCGACTCTATGTCTATCGCGGTGCCGAGCTGGTCGCCGTCTCGACGGTTTCGACCGGAAAGCCGGGCAAACGCACTCCGCTCGGCGATTTCACGATTCTGCAAAAGCGGCGCTGGCACCGCTCGAATATCTACAGCAACGCGCCGATGCCGTTCATGCAACGGCTGACCTGGACCGGGATTGCCATTCACGCGGGGCATTTGCCCGGCTTCCCCGCTTCGCACGGTTGCATCCGGGTGCCGCTCAGCTTCGCGCAGGCCCTGTTCGGGATTACGGCGCTGGGCGAAGCGGTATCGGTCGCCGACTGGCCGCCGCACACGCCGGTGTATCTCGAAGTGGACTGGACCGGCATGACCGGCACCACGAAAGGGGTTGCGCCCGAACCCTATGTCGGCCCGATCTACCTCGAATACGACTTTCGCGTGATCGCCTTCCGGCCGGGGGTGCGTAACTGAACGTCTGCGGCTATGCGACGCGGCCATGACCGAGACCTGGAAGCTCACCCTGCCCTGCAACCGCGCCGACGCCGAACGCATGAGCGGCGAACTGGCCGAACTGGCGGACCTCGACCCGATGCCGGTCATCGTCGCGTCGGAACCCGATGCGGCCAGCCCCGACCGCTGGCAGGTCGATGCCTATTTCGAGGGGAAGCCGTCGCGCGACGTGCTGCGCCGCATTGCGGCGCTGGTGCCGAGCGCGCGCGAAAAGGAGCCCCGCGCCAAGCCGCTCCCGGCGGAAGACTGGGTGACGTTGAGCCAGGCGGGGGTCGAACCCTTGAGCGTCGGGCGGTTTTACGTCCGCACCCCCGATTACCCGCCGCAGGCAGGTGCAGTCGATCTGGTCATTCCGGCGGGGCTGGCGTTCGGCACGGGGCAGCATGCGACGACGTCGGGCTGCCTTGCCACGCTCGATGCGATGAAGCGGCGCGGCAAAGTGTTCCGCAATGTGCTCGATCTGGGGACGGGGACCGGGCTGCTCGCCTTTGCCGCCGCGCGGCTGTGGCCGATGGCGCAACTGACGGCGTCGGACATCGACCCGGTGTCGATCGAGGTGGTCCGCGAGAATGCGGCGGTCAACAGGGTCAAGCGTCTGAAGATGGTCGTGGCCGACGCGCTGTCGCACCGCGACCTGGTCTCGCGCGCGCCCTACGATCTGGTCATCGCCAACATCCTTGCCCAGCCGCTGATCGACATGGCGCCGTGGGTGGCGGCCAGCGTCGCGCCGGGGGGCACGCTGATCCTCGCCGGGTTGCTCGACACACAGGCTGCGGCGGTGGCGCGGGCCTATGTCGACCAGAATATGCGGCTGGTCGCGACCGGAGATGGGGAATGGCCGGTGCTGACACTGGTCGCGCGTCCGGGGTGGCGCTGAACCAATAAATAGGGACAGGCACTAATTCCTATTTGGAATTAGTGCCTGTCCCTATTTTTGGGAATTAGTGGCTGTCCCTATTTTTGCAGAGTTACCCGCGTGCGCGGTCCACCAGCCACACCAGCACCGCAATTGCCGCGCCAGCCGCGATACCGCCCGCCAGCCCGAGGATCGCCTGCCCGTGGCTGACACCCCACAGGCCGCCGACCAGCGCGCCGAGGCCGACGGCGAAGCCGCCCGAGACGGGGTTACGTGGTTCCTTCATGCGCCGCTCATGACAGCGCAAATCTTGTGGTCAAGAACCGCTTCACCATTTCGGTGCGCCAAGCCGAAACCCGATCGTGGCACATGACGGTTTCACCAGCGAGGCCGAGCATTTTGATCCAGCACCCCTTTGTTGCCGACCGTGCCTCTGCGCTCGATGCCGCGCGCCTGCTTGCCGAACTCGGCGACGATGCGGCGGCGGCGGCAAAGGCGCGCGCGGAAGTCAGCCGCGGACGGGGAAATGTCATCCACTTCTGTCGCTGGCGCCAGATCGAGCGGCTGATCGGGGTTCTTGCCGAGGCAGATACGGAACAAACCCGCCACTAGAGCGTATCCCAACGAGCTTGAAGCATCGTGACGGAGCAGATTTTGGCACAGGGCAAGGAGCGAGGAGGCGAGCGGGGCTTTGCCCCCGCGACCGATGAGCGACGAAGCCCTGCGCCAAAAGACGCCCGCCCCGAAGGGGTTGCCCTGTGAAGCCCACCGGGCGCGTCGCGGCGTTTGCACGGGCAACGCAGCCCGTGCTGCACCCCGCTCCTCCCCGGTGAACTTCACAGGGCAATCACGACGCTTCAAGCTCGTTGGGATACGCTCACACGATTTCGCCGTGACACGTCCGCGTGTCAGGGGGTAGCGGAACGATCATGGGTTCGGGTTTGAAGTACAGTGCCGTTTTCGCCTTGGCGGTGCTGTGTTCGGGCGCGGCGCGGGCGCAACCGGCTACGCCCCCTGCCCCGCCGCCGGTTTCGACGCCGGGCGATCTCGATCCCGAAACGCCGCTTGCGCCGCTGCCGGGCCTTGGCGTCGACTGGCCCGACCTCAATACCCGCGATGCGCTCGAAGCCGCACCCGATACCGCCGTTGCGCGGCCCGACGAGACACCGCGCTACTCGGTGCAACTGCTCGGCGTCGACGACATCCCCAAGGCGCGCGAGCGGTTCGACAGCCTGTCGGTGCTGCGCCAGAACGACGGTAAACCGGCGAACGTCGCGCAGATCGACCGGCGCGCGCGCGACGACGCCGAACTGCTCGACGCGATCATGCGGTCGGAGGGCTATTACGACGCGACGATCACGACCGACATTGTGCCCGCGACCGACGGCGGGCGCGTCACCGTCAAACTGACCGTCACCCCCGGCGAGCAGTTCAAATTCACCGATGTCGAGGTGAAAGGCGTGGACGCCACCGGGCAGAAGCCCGCGCTCGAAACCGCATTCGGCGTCGCGCCCGCGAAACCCGTGGTGGCGGAGGACGTCATCGCGGGGCAAGCGGCATTGCTCGAAAAGCTCGGGCGGACGGGCTATCCCTTCGCCAAGGTCGGCGAACCCTCGGTGGTCGTCGATCACGAGACGCGCGGGGCGACGCTCGACCTCAATGTCGATCCCGGCGGCAAGCGCAATTTCGGCGCGATCCGCTACGACGGCGGCAAGCCGCCGTTCAACGCGAAGCACGCCGAAGTGATCGCGCGCTGGGATCCGGGCGACCTCTACGACAGCTATCTGGTCGACGATTTCCGCCGCGCGCTGGTCGCGACCGGTCTGGTCTCGCAAGTGCGGGTCACACCGGTCGAGGGGACGACACCGGGCACCGTCGATATGCAGACGACGCTCGACCCCGCCCCGTTCCGCACGATCGCGGGCGAAGCGGGCTACGGCACCGGCGAGGGCTTCCGCGTCGAGGCGAGCTGGCAGCACCGCAATCTGATCCAGCCCGAAGGTGCGGTGACCCTGCGCGGGATTGTCGGCACCCGCGAGCAATTGCTCGGCGCGACGCTCCGCATGGGCAATTTCAAACGCCGCGACCAGGTGCTCAACGCGCGGTTGCTCGCGAGCCATGAGGACAAGATTTCGTACGACGCCTATACCGTCGAACTCGCAGGCAATCTCGAACGCCAGACGACGATCATCTGGCAAAAGCCCTGGTCGTACAGTTTCGGCGGCGAAGTGCTGTATTCGAGCGAGCGCAATTTCGATCCGCTGCGGGGCGCGCTGATCCGGCGGAATTTCTACATCGGCGCGCTGCCGGTGACCTTGTCTTACGACGGTTCGGACGACCTGCTCGATCCCAAGCGCGGGGGCCGCCTTTCGGCGCGCATCTCGCCCGAAGTGTCGCTCGAATCGAAGACCTTCGGCTATGTGAAGGTGCAGCTCGACGGCAGCTATTACCAGCCGGTCGGCAAGCGCGTGGTGATCGCGGGCCGCGCGCGGCTGGGCGGCATCGCGGGCGCGTCGCAAAGCACGATCGCGCCGTCGCGGCTGTTCTATGCGGGCGGCGGCGGATCGGTGCGCGGTTTCGGTTACCAGCAGATCGGGCCGCTGAACGCGCTCAACCAGCCGACCGGCGGGCGCTCGCTCGCCGAATTCTCGCTCGAGGCGCGGGTACGTCTGCCGATGTTCGGTGGCAATTTCGGCGTGGTGCCGTTCATCGATGCGGGCAATGTCTATGAGAAGTCGCTGCCCAGCTTTTCGGACTTGCGCGTCGGGGTGGGCGTCGGCCTGCGCTATTATTCGAACTTCGGGCCGATCCGCATCGATGTCGGCACGCCGCTCTCGCGCCGGCCGAACGAGTCGCGCATCTCGATCCAGGTCTCGTTGGGGCAGGCGTTTTGAGGGCGTTGCTGCGCTGGGGCGGCGCGCTGCTTGTGCTGGCACTGATCGGCGTCGCCGTGATTGCCTGGATCGCCGACACCAGCATCGGCCACCGGCTCATCGCCGACCGGATCGAGGCGCTGCGGCCCGTCAACGGCCTGCGCGTGAAGGTCGGACGGATCGACGGGTCGATCTATGGCGCGACGCGCGTCCGCGACCTGCGGCTCTATGACACCAAGGGGCAGTTCCTGTCGGTGCCCGAAGCGGCGCTCGACTGGTCGCCGTTTGCGTGGCTGTCGAACCGACTCGACATCGACCGGCTGATTGCGCCCGCCGCGACGCTCGACCGCCTGCCCGCGCTCGTCCCGAGCAAGACCGTGCAGCCGATCCTCCCTTCGTTCGATATCCGCATCGGCGCGTTGAAGATCGAGCGGATGACCTTCGGCGAAGGGATCGTGAAGCCCGCCCGGATGGCCCGGATCGCGGGCAAGGCCGAAATCCAGGGCGGACGCGCGCTGATCGACCTGAACGGTGTCGCGCGCGGCGGCGACCGGCTGGTCCTCAAACTCGACAGCGCGCCCGACCGCAATGTGTTCGACATCGCCGCCACGGTGGACGCACCCAAGGGCGGGGTGATTACGGGCATGCTCGGCGCGACGCAGCCGCTGGCGCTGAGGATCGAGGGCGATGGCAGCTGGAAAGACTGGAAGGGTGCTCTTGTCGCCCGCGCTGGCAACGGCGAACTCGCGCGGCTTGCACTGACGGCTACATCGGGGCGCTACGGCCTGAACGGCGTGCTGCACCCCGATCTGGTGACGACCGGGCGGGTCGCGCGGCTCACCGGGGCCGAGCTGCGCGTGACCGGCAATGCAACGCTCGCCAACCGGCAACTCGACACGCATTTGGCGCTGGCCTCACCCGCGCTGGCGATGAGCGCGAACGGGGTCGTCGATCTCGCCCGAAGCAGCTTCGACGCAATGCGGGTCGAGGTAAAGTTGCGCCAGCCGCAGGCGGTGCTGCCCAATATGACCGGCCGCGACATCGCCGCGCTGGTGCTGCTCGACGGACCTTTCGGGACGGCGAATTTCGATTACCGCGTCACTGCCCCGCGCATCGCCTTCGATGCGACCGGGTTCGACGATGTCCGCGTCACCGGACGCGGCAAATTGTCGCCGCAGCCGGTGATCGTGCCGGTGTCGCTCTCCGCCCGGCGCGTCACCGGCGTCGGCGATATCGCGGGCGGCATCCTCAACAATCTGCGGGTCGACGGACTGTTGCGCGTCACCTCGAAGCTGGTCACCGGCGACGGGCTCAAGCTACGCTCGGACAAGCTCAACGGCACGATCTCGCTGCTGCTCGATCTTGCGACCGGACGCTACGACGTCGGGTTGTCGGGCCAGCTCAACCGCTACCTCATCCCCGGCCTCGGCATCGTCGATGTGAAGTCGGTGCTGAAGGTCGTGCCCGATGCGCGCGGAGGCGTGCGTGTCGTCGGACGCGGGCAGGTGTGGGTCCGCCGTCTCGACAACAGCTTCCTTGCCGGCCTGGCGGGCGGACTGCCCTATATCGATACCGCGCTCGAACGCGGTGCCGACGGGGTCATCCGCTTCACCGGCCTGAAACTGACCGCGCGCGATATCGCGATCACCGGCAGCGGCTACCGGCGGCTCGACGGGACGTTCTTCTTCGAGGGCAGCGGGCGACAGCGCCGCTATGGCCCCGTGCGCCTGCGCCTCGACGGTAATATCGCGCGGCCCAAGGTCGACCTGATCCTCGCCAACCCGCTGCCCTCCGCCGGCCTGCGCGACGTCCGCGCGTCGCTCGTGCCGACCGCGCAGGGCTTCGAATGGGTCGCGAGCGGCGGGTCGCGGCTGGGGCCGTTCAAGGGGAACGGCCAGATCCTGCTGCCGAACGGCGGGCAGGCGGTTATCCGCATCGCCTCGCTCACCGCCTCGGGCGTGAAGGCGACCGGCGACCTGCGCGCGGTCACCGGCGGTCTGGTCGGGCAAGTTGCCGTCTCGGGCGGCGGCCTCACCGGCACCGTCGCGCTCGGTATCGAACGCGGCATCCAGCGCGTCGAGGCGCATCTGAACGCGCGCGACGTCAAGCTGGTCGGACCGCCGCTGATCGTCATCCAGCGCGGGCGGCTCGATGCCGTCGCGCTGCTCGACCCGCGCGGCACCGACATCGACGCGACGTTCGTCGGCCAGGGGCTGCGCTACGGCGAATTCGCCTTTGCCCGCGCAGCAGCGAACGCCAAGCTGGTCGATGGCACGGGCCAGGTGAAGGCGAATTTCGCCGGATCGCGCGGGCGCGGCTTCGACATCCGCTCGGTAGTCGACGTGTCGCCCGACCGTTTCGTCGTCAATGCCGAAGGGACGGTCGACAAGCGCCCGATCAAGCTCAATTCGCCCGCCGTGATCACCCGCGAGGGCGATGCGTGGCGGCTCGCGCCGACCGCCGTCAGCTTTGCCGGGGGCAGTGCGACGGTCGGCGGCAAGTTCGGCGGTGCCGCGACCGAACTGGACGCGACGGTGGAGCGGCTGCCCCTGACCGTCCTCGACATCGTCCAGCCCGACCTCGGCCTTGGTGGATCGGCGAGCGGGCGCATCACCTTCCGCCAACCGACCGGCGGTGGCACGCCGACCGGCAGCGCAAACTTGCGCGTCCGCAACCTGACCCGCGCCGGGCTGTTGCTCGTCTCGACTCCGGTCGACGCGGGCGTGAACGCGGTCCTCGACGGCAATGGCCTTGCGGTGCGCGCGATTGCGGTGTCGGCGGGCAAGACCATCGGCCAGGCGCAGGCGCGCATCGCGCCGCTCGGCGGCGGGGCGTCGCTCTACGACCGGCTCGACAATGCGCCGCTGTTCGCGCAACTCCGCTACAACGGCCCTGCCGATACCTTGTGGCGGCTGACCGGGGTCGAAAGTTTCGACGTATCGGGGCCGCTTGCCATCGGCGCGGATGTGACCGGCAGCATCGCCCGCCCGGTCATCAAGGGATCGCTCCGCACCGAAAACCTGCGGCTCGAAAGCCCGGTGAGCGGGACAGTGTTGACCGGCCTGAAAGCGTTCGGACGCTTCGACCAGTCGCGCCTTGTTATCGACCAGTTCACCGCCAATGCCGGACGCGGCACGGTGGCGGGGAAAGCCAGCTTCGACCTCGCCGCCGCCAGCGGTTTCGGCATGGACATCAGCATCGACGCGAAACAGGCATCGCTGATCGCCCGCGACGATTTCGCCGCAACCGTTACCGGGCCGTTGCGTATCGTGTCGAATGGTCCCGACGGCCGGATCAGCGGCGATGTCGTCATCGACCGGGGGGCGTTCCGGCTGGGTCAGGCGACCGCCGCGCAACAGGTGCCGACACTCAAGGTCCGCGAGATCAACCGCCCGTTCGGCTCCCCGCGCATCCGCGCCGCGCCAACGCTCTGGGCGCTCGACGTCAAGGCGCGTGCCGACAGCCAGCTTGCGGTTACCGGCCTCGGCCTCGACAGCGAATGGAGTGCCGACCTGAACGTGACCGGGTCGCTCGACGCGCCGCGCATCGTTGGCCGCGCCGATGTGGTGCGCGGCGGGTACGAGTTCGCCGGCAAACGTTTCGAACTCACGCGCGGCGTTATCCGGTTCCAGGGCGCGTTCCCGCCCGACCCGGTGCTCGACATTGTCGCGAGCTCGAACATCCAGTCGCTCAACGCCACAGTCAGCGTGACCGGCACCGGCCAGAAACCGGTGATCGCCTTCACCAGCATCCCCGCACTGCCGCAGGATGAACTGCTGTCGCGGCTGTTGTTCGGCACCTCGATCACCAATTTGTCCGCCCCTGAAGCTTTGCAACTGGCCGCTGCGGTTGCGAGCCTGCGCGGCGGCGGCGGGCTCGACCCGATCAATGCGGTGCGAAAGGCCATCGGCCTCGACCGCTTGCGCTTCGTCGCGGCGGATGCGAGCGTCGGCAACAAGACCGCGCTAGCGGTCGGCAAATA
Protein-coding regions in this window:
- a CDS encoding translocation/assembly module TamB domain-containing protein, which produces MRALLRWGGALLVLALIGVAVIAWIADTSIGHRLIADRIEALRPVNGLRVKVGRIDGSIYGATRVRDLRLYDTKGQFLSVPEAALDWSPFAWLSNRLDIDRLIAPAATLDRLPALVPSKTVQPILPSFDIRIGALKIERMTFGEGIVKPARMARIAGKAEIQGGRALIDLNGVARGGDRLVLKLDSAPDRNVFDIAATVDAPKGGVITGMLGATQPLALRIEGDGSWKDWKGALVARAGNGELARLALTATSGRYGLNGVLHPDLVTTGRVARLTGAELRVTGNATLANRQLDTHLALASPALAMSANGVVDLARSSFDAMRVEVKLRQPQAVLPNMTGRDIAALVLLDGPFGTANFDYRVTAPRIAFDATGFDDVRVTGRGKLSPQPVIVPVSLSARRVTGVGDIAGGILNNLRVDGLLRVTSKLVTGDGLKLRSDKLNGTISLLLDLATGRYDVGLSGQLNRYLIPGLGIVDVKSVLKVVPDARGGVRVVGRGQVWVRRLDNSFLAGLAGGLPYIDTALERGADGVIRFTGLKLTARDIAITGSGYRRLDGTFFFEGSGRQRRYGPVRLRLDGNIARPKVDLILANPLPSAGLRDVRASLVPTAQGFEWVASGGSRLGPFKGNGQILLPNGGQAVIRIASLTASGVKATGDLRAVTGGLVGQVAVSGGGLTGTVALGIERGIQRVEAHLNARDVKLVGPPLIVIQRGRLDAVALLDPRGTDIDATFVGQGLRYGEFAFARAAANAKLVDGTGQVKANFAGSRGRGFDIRSVVDVSPDRFVVNAEGTVDKRPIKLNSPAVITREGDAWRLAPTAVSFAGGSATVGGKFGGAATELDATVERLPLTVLDIVQPDLGLGGSASGRITFRQPTGGGTPTGSANLRVRNLTRAGLLLVSTPVDAGVNAVLDGNGLAVRAIAVSAGKTIGQAQARIAPLGGGASLYDRLDNAPLFAQLRYNGPADTLWRLTGVESFDVSGPLAIGADVTGSIARPVIKGSLRTENLRLESPVSGTVLTGLKAFGRFDQSRLVIDQFTANAGRGTVAGKASFDLAAASGFGMDISIDAKQASLIARDDFAATVTGPLRIVSNGPDGRISGDVVIDRGAFRLGQATAAQQVPTLKVREINRPFGSPRIRAAPTLWALDVKARADSQLAVTGLGLDSEWSADLNVTGSLDAPRIVGRADVVRGGYEFAGKRFELTRGVIRFQGAFPPDPVLDIVASSNIQSLNATVSVTGTGQKPVIAFTSIPALPQDELLSRLLFGTSITNLSAPEALQLAAAVASLRGGGGLDPINAVRKAIGLDRLRFVAADASVGNKTALAVGKYITRRTYVELITDGQGYSATRVEFAITRWLSLLSTISTVGRQSASVRVSKDY